A genomic window from Streptomyces mirabilis includes:
- a CDS encoding TetR/AcrR family transcriptional regulator: MSDTPATPRRRGAVRTEELLRATLDLAAEVGYAGLSIEAVGRRAGVGKHTIYRRWPSKAALLLDALSHVWTRDLDYRDTGNVRRDLREQFLLSSFALSSPPIGPIYRAVIAEAQADSTLRATLHERFLATVEQSTLERITRAQHTGELTAAANLEFAAEVLCGTLYYRSLLSTRPIDEAAIDGLLDMFMAAYGTTDQGLADH; encoded by the coding sequence ATGAGCGACACGCCCGCCACGCCACGCCGTCGAGGTGCCGTGCGCACCGAAGAGCTGCTGCGGGCAACCCTCGATCTGGCTGCGGAGGTCGGGTACGCGGGCCTGAGTATCGAGGCGGTCGGCCGACGGGCCGGGGTCGGAAAACACACGATCTACCGGCGCTGGCCGTCCAAGGCGGCGCTGCTGCTCGACGCGCTCAGTCACGTGTGGACCAGGGACCTGGACTACCGCGACACCGGGAACGTCCGAAGGGATCTGCGCGAACAGTTCCTACTGTCGAGCTTCGCCCTCTCCAGCCCGCCGATCGGCCCCATCTACCGCGCAGTCATCGCGGAAGCGCAGGCTGATTCCACGCTGCGGGCGACCCTGCACGAACGATTCCTGGCCACCGTCGAGCAGAGCACCCTCGAGCGGATCACCCGCGCCCAGCACACCGGTGAGCTGACCGCAGCAGCGAACCTGGAATTCGCCGCCGAGGTGCTGTGCGGCACCCTCTACTACCGCAGCCTGCTGTCGACCCGCCCCATTGACGAGGCCGCGATCGACGGACTGCTGGACATGTTCATGGCCGCCTACGGAACCACCGACCAGGGCCTGGCTGATCATTGA
- a CDS encoding NAD(P)H-dependent oxidoreductase, giving the protein MIRIGIIIGSTRPGRNGDQVAQWVRDLAVEHAGDAADFELVDLKDYALPLLDEPVPARMAPGRLPHTQRWAERIGSCDAFIVVTPEYNTAPPAALTNAIDYLYAEWGGKPVGYVGYGIFGAVMAVQKLRAQAGPLRMADIGPQVALSLREDFEAFADFRPQELHVAEVHGLVDELLAWAQALGPLRAASRAAA; this is encoded by the coding sequence ATGATCAGGATCGGCATCATCATCGGCAGCACCCGCCCCGGCCGGAACGGCGACCAAGTGGCCCAATGGGTGCGGGACCTGGCGGTTGAACACGCAGGCGACGCCGCGGACTTCGAGCTCGTGGACCTGAAGGACTACGCGCTGCCGCTGCTCGACGAGCCCGTGCCGGCGCGCATGGCACCGGGCCGGCTGCCGCACACACAGCGATGGGCCGAGCGGATCGGATCGTGCGACGCCTTCATCGTCGTCACGCCCGAGTACAACACCGCCCCGCCCGCCGCCCTGACCAATGCCATCGACTACCTCTACGCGGAGTGGGGCGGCAAGCCGGTCGGTTACGTCGGCTACGGCATCTTCGGCGCCGTCATGGCGGTGCAGAAGCTCCGTGCGCAGGCGGGCCCGTTGCGGATGGCGGACATCGGGCCTCAGGTGGCGCTTTCGCTGCGCGAGGACTTCGAGGCCTTTGCCGACTTCCGGCCGCAGGAGCTGCACGTGGCAGAGGTGCACGGGCTGGTCGACGAGCTGCTGGCGTGGGCGCAGGCGCTCGGCCCACTGCGCGCAGCTTCCCGAGCCGCTGCTTGA
- a CDS encoding RNA polymerase sigma-70 factor, whose translation MTRTEEFEQLRPLLFSIAYRILGSVSEAEDAVQETWLRYELSATRPTSTKAFLSAVVTRISIDVLRSARRRREEYVGPWFPEPLLTDPYEDPEHSAELADTLSMASLLLLERLSPLERAVFVLREVFAFGFPDIASAVGRSEAACRQLAVRARRHMDAGRPRFEADRKEREKLAERFFDALREGNIDGLRELLASDVSLVGDGGGKAPQWARGFFGADHVSQVLATLLPPFIQIGGVVERHQVNGQPGAIFRDPDGKVLNTWTLDILDGRIQTIRTVSNPDKLGHMGPVADAWAVLRATQRVRPDAD comes from the coding sequence GTGACCCGGACCGAGGAGTTCGAACAGCTGCGGCCCCTGCTGTTCTCGATCGCCTACCGGATCCTGGGCAGCGTGAGCGAGGCCGAGGACGCGGTCCAGGAGACCTGGCTGCGCTACGAGCTCTCCGCGACCCGGCCCACGTCGACAAAGGCGTTCCTCTCGGCCGTGGTCACCCGGATCTCGATCGACGTGCTGCGCTCGGCCCGCCGGCGGCGGGAGGAGTACGTCGGGCCGTGGTTCCCCGAGCCACTGCTCACCGACCCCTATGAGGACCCGGAGCACTCGGCGGAACTCGCCGACACGCTGTCGATGGCATCCCTGTTGCTGCTGGAACGGCTCAGCCCGCTGGAACGTGCGGTCTTCGTCCTGCGGGAGGTGTTCGCCTTCGGCTTCCCGGACATCGCCTCGGCGGTGGGCAGGTCGGAGGCGGCGTGCCGCCAGCTCGCGGTGCGGGCACGCCGCCACATGGACGCGGGCCGGCCCCGGTTCGAGGCCGACCGGAAGGAGCGCGAGAAGCTCGCCGAGCGGTTCTTCGACGCCTTGCGGGAGGGAAACATCGACGGGCTGCGAGAACTGCTCGCCAGCGACGTGTCGCTGGTCGGGGACGGCGGCGGCAAGGCCCCGCAGTGGGCCAGGGGTTTCTTCGGCGCCGACCATGTGTCCCAGGTGCTCGCCACCCTCCTCCCGCCGTTCATCCAGATCGGCGGCGTCGTGGAACGGCACCAGGTGAACGGCCAGCCGGGCGCGATCTTCCGCGACCCGGACGGCAAGGTCCTCAACACCTGGACACTCGACATCCTCGATGGACGGATCCAGACGATCCGCACGGTGAGCAACCCCGACAAGCTCGGGCACATGGGTCCCGTGGCTGACGCCTGGGCGGTCCTGCGCGCAACACAACGGGTCCGTCCGGACGCGGACTGA